The Chryseobacterium sp. JV274 sequence GTATCTACCCTATTGAAGAGGTTCAAAAAGCCCATCAGAGGATGGAGGATTCAAAACGCAACAAACCTTTATTGGGTAAAATAGTGCTTTCATTGTAAAACACAGGGGCAGCCGTTTTTAACAACCCATAGAACAGGTGGCAAAAACTTAAAAGTATCATTGAATTCAATGATACTTTTTTATTGCATGGAGCATTATCAGTTAAAAATTATCAGTGTAAATTTTGTATCAGGAAAAATGATAAAGAAAAACCACATCTCCTGTATAAGCAGGTTTTATATGATCTTTAATGAGCAGTTTGGCTTCAACAACTGCTTTTACTGTTCCCTTGAGGTTGATTACTGATTTTACCATTGCCTGCAGCTTTACCTCACTGTTTACCGGCACAGCGTCTCCGAATTTAAGATTCTCGATCCCGTAATTGATCTCCATTTTTACATTGCGAACATCGGCAATCTGTTTCCAGAGATAAGGAATCAATGATAAGGTCAGATAACCATGAGCAATGGTTGATTTAAAAGGGCCTTCTTTTTCTGCCCTTTCTTTATCTGTATGGATCCACTGATCGTCTAAAGTAGCATCTGCAAATCTGTTGATCTGCTCCTGATCTATCATATGCCAGGCAGAATCTCCAATCATCTGTCCTTCACAAGCCTTGTACTCATCAAAATTATTGATAACAATCATATTATTTCCTGGACCTTTTAAGGGATTAAAATATGTACAGCATTTATAATGAATGCGGTAACGATTGCATATCAAGTCTCATATTTTATTTTTCAGATATCAATCTTCTTGAATCCCCGAAAAACCTCTCACATAAAGTAAGAGGCTAATGAACATAATGAAAATAAAAAAAATCTACTTACATCAATGTCTTTTCAAACAATATATCCGGATACTAAAGTGTATGGATGTTGAATTGTAAAAAATATAAAAATATGAGACTTGACATGTCAAAAGATGTTAATTTAACATCTATGCAATTAAGATTTCAATTATGCTAACTTAACGTTAACAGCATTTAAACCTTTATCACTTTTTTGTACATCAAAAACGACTTTATCATTTTCCTGGATCGATCTTGTGTTTAATCCTGAAGAATGTACAAATATATCTTTACTTCCATCTGCTGGAGTAATAAAACCGAAGCCTTTTGCTTCATTGAAAAATTTTACGGTGCCTTCTTGCATTGTAATTATTATTAAAAATTATATATTATAGTCTGTAAACGTTACAGATTCTATTTGTAAAAATGAAATAGCTGTTCATTCTATTCCGGTTCTTGTTCTGATCCTGTAGACATAGATTCAGTGGTGTATACTGAAATTCTACGGCTGCTGGACCAATTTGCTGGTTACATGTTTGGTACGTGTAAGAAGCATTGTTCTTATGTTTTTTTTCTGCAGAGTATCAGTCTGCACATCATTTTTCTTTTCTTTTTCTGCAAAACCATCCGCCTGCTTAGCGGTCTGCGCTGCAGAAGAAACCGGACTGACAATAACCTCCACAGGATTGTTCAGAATTGTTCCGGCAAAATGCCTTACACTTCCCGGGATTGTTGTAGAAAAAAACAGATTTTGTCTTTTCTGGGGAAGCAGTTTTACTACTTTTTTTATATCATTAATGAAACCCATCTCAAGCATTTTATCTGCTTTATCCAAAACAAATACCTCAATTTTCGAAAGATCAATATGTCTTTGATTTTCCAAATCGAGCAGCCTTCCCGGTGTTGCCACAAGAATGTCCACTCTTTTTCTCAGTGCTGCAAGCTGGCTTCCGACAGGAATACCTTCGTACACAGAAAGCTGAGACAATGGCAAATATTTACTGTAAATTCCAAGATTTTCTTCCAACTGTCTGGCTAATTCCGGTGTGGGCGTAAGTATTAAAATCCGTATTTCTTTATGTTCCGTAGTATGCCTTTTCAACAGTTGCAGAATAGGCATAATAAATGCTGCTGTTTTTCCTGTACCTGACTGGGAACATCCTACAACATCCCTGCCCGTTAAAATAAGTGGAATTGCGTTACACTGTATTTCAGTAGGTCTGGAATATCCTGCTTCTGTCATGGCACGGATAATGGGATTGATTAGGTTTAAATTTTTAAAATTCATTATAAATTCCGGCTTCCCGGTATTTCGTAAGCAAGTCTGTTTATCAGAATTGAGTTGGTATATCATTAAGGATAAACAAATAAAGAAAACTCTTTTCTGCTCATCATTTTTCTTGTTTTAGCTACAATATTATCCTTACTACAGTATGGATTATCCAGCTATGACGCATCGCTTCTCTACAATAGAACTTTATACTCTTTGATTTCTGCCCAAGAAATGAAGACTATAAATTGGTAGCTGAAAAAGCAAAACTGAAAGAAAAAAATGTGATTTTAAACTATGACAGAATAGCAAAGGCAGTGACCTGTTTTATAAATGTTTTGCAAACCTACAATAAAAAAAGGCAAATACAATTTTATTTAAATGATTGATTATCAAAAAATTATTCTTATCTTCTACCAATCAATCAAATTGTTTGCTATCGCGGATGATTTTAAACTCCGAATCATGCAAATTTCCGATCCCATAGCCAAACCTCATCCCAAAACTCTGGAATCACCTACAGGCCCGCATGTAAGGATTGCTTATTTTATTATGGTACATCATAAACCTGAGGTATTTAAAGAGATGTTTCAGAAGATTTATACAAGGGATCAGTTTTATCTTATCCATATCGACAGGAAAGCTAAGCCCGAATTCATTGAAGAAATACAGCTGTACATCGTTCAATTTCCGAATGTCTATATTCTGGACAGCCTGAATATTGTGTCAGGAGGCTTCAATATGGTTCAGGCAGAGCTGAATGCTATGGAATTTCTATTAAATGTAAGTAAAGAATGGGATTATTTTATCAACCTAAGCGGGGAAGATCATCCTCTGAAATCACAAAATATCATCCGCCAGTTTCTTTCCACCAATAAAGACCGGAATTATCTTTTTTATTATGACCAGAAATTTTACAGACCGGATACTCTGCAGAGAATACAGAATCATTTTACGGAATTAGCCTATATGATCTCATCCTTCATCTATAAAAGAACATTTATGAAGGGAGTGGTCCCCTATATTGGCGGAAAATGGTTTATTTTCACCAGAGAAACCTGTACATTTTTAACCAGTAACAAAATAGTAATGGACTTTGAAGATTATTATCTTCATACTTTTCTGCCGGCAGAATCATTTTTTCAGACCGTTCTTATGAATACTTCATTTAGTGATATCATCATCAATGATGATAAAAGAGCGGTAGTTGAGAAATCAATTTTTCAAAACACACAGGACACATCCACTTATATTGAATCCTTACAATCCGGAAATCAGCTTTTTATCAGAAAAATAAATGGCAAAACTGATGAATATATAAGAAAATACATTGAAGAAAGTTTTCATCTCCCGTTGCCCTATGTAAATGAGATTGAAAGAGAATTAAAAAGGGATAACGACCATAACAACTGATGCTTCACCTGTATTCTGTCACCAGCCATCCCATGCGAGTATTTAAATGACATCTTACTCAAAGCTTTCGGTGGAATCATTATATTTGAAAAAATATCACAAACAAATCTGTTTTCTTCGGATATGGAAAAGAAGTTGACTTTGGAGCATTTAAAGCTTGCAACATTAAATAGTCAGGGATTAACCCAAAATACACCATTCGGAACCGGAAAAGATGCGGTTCTTCATGCATTGGAGCATCTCGGATATATACAGATTGATACTTTGTCTATGGTGGAGCGCGCCCATCATCATACGCTCTGGACCAGAATCCCGGACTTTAAAGCAGATGATCTGGAGGAACTGGTAGGAGAACGTAAAGTATTCGAATATTGGTTTCATGCCGCTTCTTATCTTCCAATGCAGGATTTTCGGTATGTTTTACCTCAAATGCTGACCATCAAACGAGGGGAGTCCCGTTACTACAATGCAGACCCAAAAGTAATGCAGTACGTTACAGATACCATCCGCCACGAAGGCCCTAAACGGGCAAGAGATTTCGAAAACGAAAGTCATAAAACAGGAACCTGGTGGAACTGGAAACCTGCCAAACTGGCTCTTGAAAGACTTTTTATGCAGGGAGACCTGATGATCAGCGGACGTTCCGGTATGCAGAAAACATATGACCTGGCCGAAAGAGTTCTACCCACTTCCATGAATACCACAGAACCTACTCCACTTGAGCTGGCGGAATATCTGGTAACAACCAATCTCCGTGCTTATGGATTTACTACGGTAAAGCAGATTACCCATCTTAGGAGTGGAAATGACCTGAAGAAGAATGTCAATATAGTGTTACAAACTATGCTGGAAGAAAACAGAATATCGAAAGTCAGGGTTGATGGAGGAAACTCCGTTTTTGTTCAAAATGATCTGCTGGAAAAAACATTTGCTCTGACAGAATCCAGTGTACGGCTGCTGTCACCGTTTGATAATTCTATTATTCACCGTGACCGGATCAAACAGATTTTTGATTTTGATTTCAGGCTGGAATGTTATACTCCAAAGGAAAAAAGACAATATGGTTATTTCTGTCTGCCGATACTGTTTGGAAATCAGTTTATAGGAAGAGTTGATTGTAAAGCCCACAGAAAAGAAAAAAAATTTGAGCTTATTCATTTACATATTGAAAACAATACAATAGCTCCTGAAGTATGGCTTACCCCTTTTGTAGAAACCGTAAAACGTTTTGCAGTCTTCAACGGTTGTGAATCGTTAGTATTGACAAAGGTAAGTCCATCAAAATTAGGTACTGCTGTAAAAAAGGAGTTATCCAGATCAAGGCTTACAAAATAATCTTCATCAATCTATAAAAGGCAAAAGACCATCTCAAAAGTGTCATTCTGAATGAAATGCAATGTAATGAAGAATCTCATATGTTTGATCGTTAATGAGATTCTTCCTTCGTCAGAATGACAAAAGTCAAATTGTTCGACGTTTGAGACAGGCTCTTTATTTTTTCCGGGAAACCCCTGATTAGTTTAATTTCTGATTTGTTTTCTGGACAAAATCATTCCATTGCTGGTTCAGATAGGTTAATGATTTCTTTTTCTCATTTTCATTCAAAGAAGAATAATTAATGGAATTGAAAACCAGTTTTTTCAATGCTTTTACATCCAGTTCCCAATACACCAGCGCTACCCAGAAATCATAACTAAGCCCTGCGTATCCATAAACTGAAGGATCATCACTGCTGATGGAACACTGTATTCCATTGCTTAACAATACTCTGGCAGGGTGATTTCTCATATCACTCACATATCCCAGAACCTGGTTACTGATGGGGCTTACTTCAACCAGTTTATTCTGTTTTCTGATCTGCTCCATGGTTTTGGGGAAGTAGATAAGATTCAGTCCGTGTCCAATTCTTTTGTTGTTTAATAAAGCTACATCCAGAACATTTTTATTCAAGGCGGAGTTACTTTCTCCGGCGTGAAGGAAAAGAGGTATTTCCACACCATACTTCTTGTTAAGTTCATTCAGTTTTGCCCAGTTTTTCTCAAAAAAGCTGATATTATGTCCCGCAGCTTCATCTGCTACAAGATCAAAACCTGAGATCATATCCGGAAATTCTTTCTTCATCTCAAACGCTGTTTCAAGCTGTTTTCCGATACTTTCATTATCCAGGAATTTAAAGCTTGAATAGATAAGTTTCAGGGTGAACTGCGGATCAGACTTATGTATTTCTTTAAGAATGTCCTGCAGATCTGTGATGGAAGTTTTTAGAGGATATTTCCCATGCTGGAAATCGTAAAGCTCATCAAAAATATATCTGATTTCTACGTGCTGTACTTTATCTTTGATCAAATCCTGAAATCCTTTCAAATAATATTCTTTAAAGAAAGGACGATAAGGAAGCAGCAGATTGATACGCTTAAAACGTTTTTCAAATTCAATCCAATAATCTGTGTAAGAGCATAAGCTATCACGTTTCAGAGTGAGAAGTTCCTGTAATTGTTTTTCAAAATCCGGGGTTGAGTTCAGTTTTTTATCAAGGCTGACAAATCCATTCGGAACTTTTCCTTTTTCAAAAAAAGCCAGCTGTCCAAAAATGAACTGATCATTATCTTTCTGATCGTAAACATAGCATTCCCGATATTTTCTGGCAGCCGAAATAATCCATTGCACCTCCGTTATTCCTCCGCTGTGGGTGTGCAGTAAACCTCCTTTCGGCATGGTCTGTAGGAGTTCATACAGCTTACTGCTTTCTATTAATGGTCTTAATTCATAAAAAGAGCTGTTGTATAAAGATATTTTTTTGGATTCTGTATCGCTCAGAAATTGCTTACGTATTTGGAATATCTTTTTATCCAAAGCTGTTTCAGCATCAGACAGTTTTATATCAGCGTCAAATGCTATATCCTCATTTTCCTTCTCTAACGATTTCCAGTTTTGCTGGTAAGCAGATGTTTCAGTCCCTTTATTTTGCCCCCAAAAGAAAGGTGCTCCCAAAAGTGCTATATAAGTAAGGTATTTTTTCATCATAATATTGGCGTGGTTTTCTACAATTGTTATGCTTTATCGCTCATGATAAAGAATTGTGCAGATAAAATAATTATCAAAAATATAATTAATTTTTCTGTAAAAGAACACCAATTCCATTAAGAATGATGAGAGATATCAATTTTTTAAATTTCAGAAACAGTTTTTCAAGGATGGCAGCAGGTGCAATTCACTGAATTACAAAACAATCTTAAGAAAAAGGCTGTCTCCTCTGTGAAACAGCCTTATTTTTTTATTTTTTTATCAAAACTATAAGAGTTATTTATTTTTAGATATTCTGACAATCAGGATCGGATAATTATGGAGTACAGCATTAATTTATTTTATCAAATTCCGGATATGGAAAGCCTTTTCCTGTTTCACAAAGAGATTTCAGACTTCTGAAAAATAAGGCCCAGTCAAAACTGCAGGATGCAAATTCTGAATTGTATGATTTCCAGCCATCATGATGGAATAATAAAACACATCCTTTTTTATGAGGTTCCAGCTCAAAAGTGAGTGTAGTACC is a genomic window containing:
- a CDS encoding cold-shock protein, which codes for MQEGTVKFFNEAKGFGFITPADGSKDIFVHSSGLNTRSIQENDKVVFDVQKSDKGLNAVNVKLA
- a CDS encoding adenosine kinase, translating into MMKKYLTYIALLGAPFFWGQNKGTETSAYQQNWKSLEKENEDIAFDADIKLSDAETALDKKIFQIRKQFLSDTESKKISLYNSSFYELRPLIESSKLYELLQTMPKGGLLHTHSGGITEVQWIISAARKYRECYVYDQKDNDQFIFGQLAFFEKGKVPNGFVSLDKKLNSTPDFEKQLQELLTLKRDSLCSYTDYWIEFEKRFKRINLLLPYRPFFKEYYLKGFQDLIKDKVQHVEIRYIFDELYDFQHGKYPLKTSITDLQDILKEIHKSDPQFTLKLIYSSFKFLDNESIGKQLETAFEMKKEFPDMISGFDLVADEAAGHNISFFEKNWAKLNELNKKYGVEIPLFLHAGESNSALNKNVLDVALLNNKRIGHGLNLIYFPKTMEQIRKQNKLVEVSPISNQVLGYVSDMRNHPARVLLSNGIQCSISSDDPSVYGYAGLSYDFWVALVYWELDVKALKKLVFNSINYSSLNENEKKKSLTYLNQQWNDFVQKTNQKLN
- a CDS encoding DEAD/DEAH box helicase; protein product: MNFKNLNLINPIIRAMTEAGYSRPTEIQCNAIPLILTGRDVVGCSQSGTGKTAAFIMPILQLLKRHTTEHKEIRILILTPTPELARQLEENLGIYSKYLPLSQLSVYEGIPVGSQLAALRKRVDILVATPGRLLDLENQRHIDLSKIEVFVLDKADKMLEMGFINDIKKVVKLLPQKRQNLFFSTTIPGSVRHFAGTILNNPVEVIVSPVSSAAQTAKQADGFAEKEKKNDVQTDTLQKKNIRTMLLTRTKHVTSKLVQQP
- a CDS encoding beta-1,6-N-acetylglucosaminyltransferase, translated to MQISDPIAKPHPKTLESPTGPHVRIAYFIMVHHKPEVFKEMFQKIYTRDQFYLIHIDRKAKPEFIEEIQLYIVQFPNVYILDSLNIVSGGFNMVQAELNAMEFLLNVSKEWDYFINLSGEDHPLKSQNIIRQFLSTNKDRNYLFYYDQKFYRPDTLQRIQNHFTELAYMISSFIYKRTFMKGVVPYIGGKWFIFTRETCTFLTSNKIVMDFEDYYLHTFLPAESFFQTVLMNTSFSDIIINDDKRAVVEKSIFQNTQDTSTYIESLQSGNQLFIRKINGKTDEYIRKYIEESFHLPLPYVNEIERELKRDNDHNN
- a CDS encoding MaoC family dehydratase, translating into MIVINNFDEYKACEGQMIGDSAWHMIDQEQINRFADATLDDQWIHTDKERAEKEGPFKSTIAHGYLTLSLIPYLWKQIADVRNVKMEINYGIENLKFGDAVPVNSEVKLQAMVKSVINLKGTVKAVVEAKLLIKDHIKPAYTGDVVFLYHFS
- a CDS encoding winged helix-turn-helix domain-containing protein: MEKKLTLEHLKLATLNSQGLTQNTPFGTGKDAVLHALEHLGYIQIDTLSMVERAHHHTLWTRIPDFKADDLEELVGERKVFEYWFHAASYLPMQDFRYVLPQMLTIKRGESRYYNADPKVMQYVTDTIRHEGPKRARDFENESHKTGTWWNWKPAKLALERLFMQGDLMISGRSGMQKTYDLAERVLPTSMNTTEPTPLELAEYLVTTNLRAYGFTTVKQITHLRSGNDLKKNVNIVLQTMLEENRISKVRVDGGNSVFVQNDLLEKTFALTESSVRLLSPFDNSIIHRDRIKQIFDFDFRLECYTPKEKRQYGYFCLPILFGNQFIGRVDCKAHRKEKKFELIHLHIENNTIAPEVWLTPFVETVKRFAVFNGCESLVLTKVSPSKLGTAVKKELSRSRLTK